A part of Camelus ferus isolate YT-003-E chromosome 6, BCGSAC_Cfer_1.0, whole genome shotgun sequence genomic DNA contains:
- the PLEKHG3 gene encoding pleckstrin homology domain-containing family G member 3 isoform X4: MPVSASLHQDQERPVSLTSTTSSSGSSRDSHGAMEEPSGSEASAENERGSPRSRCPPNGNTSSGWRSMRGSLSPFSSRASVHKLSYLGRVVREIVETERTYVQDLRSIVEDYLLKIIDTPGLLNPEQVSALFGNIENIYALNSQLLRDLDSCNSDPVAVASCFVERSQEFDIYTQYCNNYPNSVAALTECMQDKQQAKFFRDRQELLQHSLPLGSYLLKPVQRILKYHLLLQEIAKHFDEEEDGFEVVEDAIDTMTCVAWYINDMKRRHEHAVRLQEIQSLLINWKGPDLTTYGELVLEGTFRVHRVRNEKTFFLFDKALLITKKRGDHFVYKGHIPCSSLMLIESTRESLCFTVTHYKHSKQQYNIQARTVEEKRSWTHHIKRLILENHHTTIPQKAKEAILEMDSYYPNRYRHSPERLKKASQDEVSAHVNQGRRQSEPGQPPYSRATLPIRQRGFEAPGPKGRRKSEPSRHLPRQLSEKARAGMKGKGRRDSEGPKSCRRPGSRSPPTSEKCMSFESVSSLPEVEPDPESGTEQEVFAAVEGPSTEDTDTEAPEVLEMELDAHQLLLGLDPPGDMVDFMVAESTEDPKALSSEDEEEEIEVSHEPESLLPPSVLDQASVIAERFVSSFSRRSSLAQEDGRSSGFGTPRLTSRSNSVLSLVDSEKGPAPHGSTTDPGSQLPVEVDTSVGVAAESEPSANGAESPSPVYPAEPDRSSCKKESKLSSRDRLLLDKIKSYYENAEHQDAGFSVRRRESLSFIPKGLVRNSVSRINSLPRPDPVPVAPLGHKRQGGSRAASWALFDLPGPGQAGAGDSAPITDAEFRPSSEIVKIWEGMESPKGSPPKGPVQGQANGFDLHEPLFILEEHELGAITEESTAASPDSASPTEHPSPAHLARELKELVKELSSSAQGELVTPLHPRILQLSHVMDGPVSERVKNKVYQLARQYSLRIKSKSVAARPLLQWEKVAPTIPHLQEEAEAPATGQGKRKLVLSLFNHEQPTALEHSPPKSGSAQETSPRHFSFSPSAASPKTTAPGSWPSPRSPFDMETFNWPDVRELCSKYTSHDEALQAKGGRPRSLPVNRSRSLPENMMEPPLSGRVGRCCSLKAKRGPVGPEAAQPQPLGGPPSRGSDGEEALYVTADLTLEDNRRVIVMEKGPRPSPAVGLEATSRQGPSSPAAVEGQRQGQKFQESAENRPKEEGPRDPADPSQQGRVRSLRERFQALNSVG, encoded by the exons AtgcctgtctctgcctccctccaccaaGACCAGGAGCGGCCAGTGAGCCTGACCTCCACCACCTCCTCGTCAGGCTCCTCCCGTGACAGCCACGGGGCCATGGAAGAGCCCAGCGGCTCCGAGGCTTCCGCCGAGAATGAGCGGGGCTCCCCACGTAGCCGGTGTCCCCCCAACGGCAACACCTCTAGTGGCTGGCGGAGCATGAGGGGGTCCCTGTCCCCCTTCAGCAGCCGGGCGTCGGTGCACAAGCTCAGCTACCTGGGCCGAGTGGTGCGGGAAATTGTGGAGACGGAGCGCACATACGTGCAGGACCTGCGCAGCATCGTGGAG GACTACCTCTTGAAGATCATTGATACACCCGGGCTCCTGAACCCGGAGCAAGTCAGTGCCCTCTTTGGAAACATAGAAAACATCTACGCACTGAACAG CCAGCTCCTCAGAGACTTAGACAGCTGCAATAGTGACCCTGTGGCTGTGGCCAGCTGCTTTGTGGAAAGG AGCCAAGAGTTTGATATCTACACCCAGTATTGCAACAACTACCCTAA ctcagtgGCCGCCCTGACCGAGTGCATGCAGGACAAGCAGCAGGCCAAGTTCTTTCGGGACCGTCAGGAGCTGCTGCAGCACTCGCTGCCCCTGGGCTCCTACCTCCTGAAGCCGGTCCAGCGCATCCTCAAGTACCACCTGCTACTCCAG GAGATCGCCAAACATTTTGACGAGGAAGAGGATGGCTTCGAGGTGGTGGAGGATGCCATTGACACCATGACTTGCGTGGCCTGGTACATCAACGACATGAAGAGGAGGCACGAGCATGCGGTCCGGCTCCAG GAGATTCAGTCTCTGCTCATCAACTGGAAGGGGCCGGACCTGACCACCTATGGGGAGCTCGTCCTGGAGGGCACGTTCCGCGTGCACCGTGTGCGCAATGAGAAGACCTTCTTCCTCTTTGACAAAGCGCTGCTCATCACCAAGAAGCGAGGCGACCACTTTGTCTACAAGGGTCACATCCCG tgcTCCTCCCTGATGCTGATCGAAAGCACCAGAGAATCCCTGTGCTTCACCGTCACCCACTACAAGCACAGCAAGCAGCAGTACAACATCCAG GCCAGAACAGTGGAGGAGAAACGGAGCTGGACTCACCACATCAAGAGGCTCATCCTGGAGAATCACCATACCACCATCCCCCAGAAG GCCAAAGAAGCCATCTTGGAAATGGATTCCTATT ACCCCAATCGGTACCGGCACAGCCCAGAGCGCCTGAAGAAGGCCTCCCAGGACGAAGTGTCCGCCCATGTGAACCAGGGGCGCCGGCAGTCTG AGCCTGGTCAGCCCCCGTACAGCCGGGCAACACTGCCCATCCGGCAGCGAGGCTTCGAGGCGCCAGGCCCTAAGGGCCGTAGGAAGTCGG AGCCGTCCAGACACCTGCCCAGGCAACTCAGCGAGAAAG CCAGAGCAGGAATGAAG GGGAAGGGGCGCAGGGATTCTGAAGGCCCCAAGAGCTGCAGAAGGCCCGGCAGCCGGTCTCCACCCACCTCTGAGAAGTGCATGAGCTTTGAGTCAGTCTCTTCCCTGCCGGAG GTTGAGCCAGACCCTGAGTCTGGGACGGAGCAGGAGGTGTTTGCTGCCGTGGAAGGTCCCAGCACcgaggacacagacacagaggctCCAGAAGTCCTGGAAATGGAGCTTGATGCCCACcagctgctgctggggctggACCCCCCAGGTGACATGGTGGACTTCATGGTGGCTGAGAGCACAGAGGACCCTAAGGCCCTGAGCagtgaagatgaggaagaggagataGAGGTCTCCCACGAGCCTGAGAGCCTCCTACCGCCCTCCGTGCTGGACCAGGCCAGCGTCATTGCCGAGCGGTTTGTCAGCAGCTTTTCTCGGCGGAGCAGCCTGGCACAGGAGGACGGCAGGTCCAGTGGATTCGGGACCCCAAGGCTGACCAGCCGGAGCAACAGTGTGCTCAGCCTAGTGGACAGCGAGAAAGGCCCGGCCCCACATGGCAGCACCACAGACCCTGGCTCTCAGCTCCCTGTAGAAGTGGACACCAGtgtgggggtggctgcagagagTGAACCTTCTGCCAATGGGGCAGAATCCCCAAGCCCAGTCTACCCAGCGGAGCCAGACAGGTCTTCCTGTAAGAAGGAATCGAAGCTTTCTTCCCGAGACCGGCTGTTGCTAGACAAAATCAAGAGCTACTACGAAAATGCAGAGCACCAGGACGCAGGCTTTAGCGTCAGGCGCCGGGAGAGCCTCTCTTTCATCCCTAAAGGGCTGGTGAGAAACTCAGTCTCCAGGATTAACAGCCTTCCCAGGCCAGACCCAGTGCCCGTGGCTCCGCTGGGGCATAAGAGACAAGGGGGCTCCCGGGCAGCCTCGTGGGCTCTCTTTGACCTCCCAGGACCAGGCCAGGCGGGTGCTGGAGACTCAGCTCCCATCACAGATGCTGAGTTCCGCCCGTCTTCGGAAATTGTGAAGATCTGGGAGGGAATGGAATCTCCCAAGGGGAGCCCTCCGAAGGGGCCAGTCCAAGGCCAGGCCAATGGCTTTGACCTGCATGAGCCCCTCTTCATCCTGGAGGAACATGAGCTGGGGGCCATCACTGAGGAGTCGACTGCTGCCTCGCCAGACAGTGCCTCCCCCACTGAGCACCCCAGCCCGGCCCACCTGGCCCGGGAGTTGAAGGAGCTGGTGAAGGAGCTGAGCAGCAGTGCCCAGGGGGAGCTGGTGACCCCACTACACCCCCGCATCTTGCAGCTTTCCCATGTGATGGACGGCCCTGTAAGTGAGCGAGTCAAGAACAAAGTCTACCAGCTGGCCCGCCAGTACAGCCTCCGGATCAAGAGCAAGTCAGTGGCAGCCAGGCCATTGCTGCAGTGGGAAAAGGTGGCTCCCACCATCCCCCACCTGCAGGAGGAGGCTGAAGCACCAGCAACTGGCCAAG GTAAGAGGAAGCTGGTGCTGTCTCTCTTCAACCATGAGCAGCCCACGGCCCTGGAGCACAGCCCGCCCAAGTCCGGCTCTGCCCAGGAGACGTCGCCACGACATTTCTCCTTCAGCCCCTCAGCTGCTAGCCCGAAGACCACCGCGCCTGGGTCCTGGCCCTCCCCCCGAAGCCCCTTTGACATGGAGACCTTCAATTGGCCCGACGTGCGGGAGCTCTGCTCCAAGTACACCTCCCATGATGAGGCGCTCCAGGCCAAGGGCGGCCGGCCCCGCAGCCTGCCCGTCAACCGGAGCCGCTCGCTGCCGGAGAACATGATGGAGCCGCCTCTGTCAGGCAGAGTGGGCCGTTGCTGCAGCCTGAAAGCCAAGAGGGGCCCAGTGGGCCCAGAGGCCGCTCAGCCCCAGCCTCTGGGGGGGCCACCCTCAAGGGGGTCGGATGGGGAGGAGGCCCTGTATGTCACCGCAGACCTCACCCTGGAGGACAACCGGCGAGTGATTGTCATGGAGAAGGGGCCGCGGCCCAGCCCGGCTGTGGGACTGGAGGCAACCAGCAGGCAGGGACCAAGCTCACCAGCAGCtgtggaggggcagaggcagggtcaGAAGTTCCAGGAATCTGCAGAGAATCGGCCTAAGGAAGAGGGTCCCAGGGACCCTGCGGACCCAAGCCAGCAGGGTAGAGTGAGGAGCCTGAGAGAGAGATTCCAAGCCTTGAACTCCGTAGGTTGA
- the PLEKHG3 gene encoding pleckstrin homology domain-containing family G member 3 isoform X6 has translation MQDKQQAKFFRDRQELLQHSLPLGSYLLKPVQRILKYHLLLQEIAKHFDEEEDGFEVVEDAIDTMTCVAWYINDMKRRHEHAVRLQEIQSLLINWKGPDLTTYGELVLEGTFRVHRVRNEKTFFLFDKALLITKKRGDHFVYKGHIPCSSLMLIESTRESLCFTVTHYKHSKQQYNIQARTVEEKRSWTHHIKRLILENHHTTIPQKAKEAILEMDSYYPNRYRHSPERLKKASQDEVSAHVNQGRRQSEPGQPPYSRATLPIRQRGFEAPGPKGRRKSEPSRHLPRQLSEKARAGMKHEGLAGSLLDFGQHPCAWGLQSEAEGAAGQEQEEEEVVEEEEEEEQAFQVSLEDLEGHEGSEKGAGPEPPGSEEEEEEQEEEEEEEESLAVAEQVADFASSLLAALHCWHYRANAFLFSRGAMGKGRRDSEGPKSCRRPGSRSPPTSEKCMSFESVSSLPEVEPDPESGTEQEVFAAVEGPSTEDTDTEAPEVLEMELDAHQLLLGLDPPGDMVDFMVAESTEDPKALSSEDEEEEIEVSHEPESLLPPSVLDQASVIAERFVSSFSRRSSLAQEDGRSSGFGTPRLTSRSNSVLSLVDSEKGPAPHGSTTDPGSQLPVEVDTSVGVAAESEPSANGAESPSPVYPAEPDRSSCKKESKLSSRDRLLLDKIKSYYENAEHQDAGFSVRRRESLSFIPKGLVRNSVSRINSLPRPDPVPVAPLGHKRQGGSRAASWALFDLPGPGQAGAGDSAPITDAEFRPSSEIVKIWEGMESPKGSPPKGPVQGQANGFDLHEPLFILEEHELGAITEESTAASPDSASPTEHPSPAHLARELKELVKELSSSAQGELVTPLHPRILQLSHVMDGPVSERVKNKVYQLARQYSLRIKSKSVAARPLLQWEKVAPTIPHLQEEAEAPATGQGKRKLVLSLFNHEQPTALEHSPPKSGSAQETSPRHFSFSPSAASPKTTAPGSWPSPRSPFDMETFNWPDVRELCSKYTSHDEALQAKGGRPRSLPVNRSRSLPENMMEPPLSGRVGRCCSLKAKRGPVGPEAAQPQPLGGPPSRGSDGEEALYVTADLTLEDNRRVIVMEKGPRPSPAVGLEATSRQGPSSPAAVEGQRQGQKFQESAENRPKEEGPRDPADPSQQGRVRSLRERFQALNSVG, from the exons ATGCAGGACAAGCAGCAGGCCAAGTTCTTTCGGGACCGTCAGGAGCTGCTGCAGCACTCGCTGCCCCTGGGCTCCTACCTCCTGAAGCCGGTCCAGCGCATCCTCAAGTACCACCTGCTACTCCAG GAGATCGCCAAACATTTTGACGAGGAAGAGGATGGCTTCGAGGTGGTGGAGGATGCCATTGACACCATGACTTGCGTGGCCTGGTACATCAACGACATGAAGAGGAGGCACGAGCATGCGGTCCGGCTCCAG GAGATTCAGTCTCTGCTCATCAACTGGAAGGGGCCGGACCTGACCACCTATGGGGAGCTCGTCCTGGAGGGCACGTTCCGCGTGCACCGTGTGCGCAATGAGAAGACCTTCTTCCTCTTTGACAAAGCGCTGCTCATCACCAAGAAGCGAGGCGACCACTTTGTCTACAAGGGTCACATCCCG tgcTCCTCCCTGATGCTGATCGAAAGCACCAGAGAATCCCTGTGCTTCACCGTCACCCACTACAAGCACAGCAAGCAGCAGTACAACATCCAG GCCAGAACAGTGGAGGAGAAACGGAGCTGGACTCACCACATCAAGAGGCTCATCCTGGAGAATCACCATACCACCATCCCCCAGAAG GCCAAAGAAGCCATCTTGGAAATGGATTCCTATT ACCCCAATCGGTACCGGCACAGCCCAGAGCGCCTGAAGAAGGCCTCCCAGGACGAAGTGTCCGCCCATGTGAACCAGGGGCGCCGGCAGTCTG AGCCTGGTCAGCCCCCGTACAGCCGGGCAACACTGCCCATCCGGCAGCGAGGCTTCGAGGCGCCAGGCCCTAAGGGCCGTAGGAAGTCGG AGCCGTCCAGACACCTGCCCAGGCAACTCAGCGAGAAAG CCAGAGCAGGAATGAAG CATGAGGGCCTTGCTGGCTCGCTCCTGGACTTCGGGCAGCACCCCTGCGCGTGGGGCCTGCAGTCGGAGGCTGAAGGGGCTgctgggcaggagcaggaggaggaagaggtggtggaggaggaggaggaggaagagcaggccTTTCAGGTCTCTCTGGAGGACCTGGAAGGGCATGAAGGCAGCGAGAAGGGGGCCGGGCCAGAGCCCCCAGgctcggaggaggaggaggaggagcaggaggaggaggaggaggaggaggagagcctgGCAGTGGCGGAGCAGGTAGCCGACTTTGCCAGCTCCCTGCTGGCCGCCCTCCACTGCTGGCACTATCGGGCCAACGCTTTCCTTTTCTCCCGGGGCGCTATG GGGAAGGGGCGCAGGGATTCTGAAGGCCCCAAGAGCTGCAGAAGGCCCGGCAGCCGGTCTCCACCCACCTCTGAGAAGTGCATGAGCTTTGAGTCAGTCTCTTCCCTGCCGGAG GTTGAGCCAGACCCTGAGTCTGGGACGGAGCAGGAGGTGTTTGCTGCCGTGGAAGGTCCCAGCACcgaggacacagacacagaggctCCAGAAGTCCTGGAAATGGAGCTTGATGCCCACcagctgctgctggggctggACCCCCCAGGTGACATGGTGGACTTCATGGTGGCTGAGAGCACAGAGGACCCTAAGGCCCTGAGCagtgaagatgaggaagaggagataGAGGTCTCCCACGAGCCTGAGAGCCTCCTACCGCCCTCCGTGCTGGACCAGGCCAGCGTCATTGCCGAGCGGTTTGTCAGCAGCTTTTCTCGGCGGAGCAGCCTGGCACAGGAGGACGGCAGGTCCAGTGGATTCGGGACCCCAAGGCTGACCAGCCGGAGCAACAGTGTGCTCAGCCTAGTGGACAGCGAGAAAGGCCCGGCCCCACATGGCAGCACCACAGACCCTGGCTCTCAGCTCCCTGTAGAAGTGGACACCAGtgtgggggtggctgcagagagTGAACCTTCTGCCAATGGGGCAGAATCCCCAAGCCCAGTCTACCCAGCGGAGCCAGACAGGTCTTCCTGTAAGAAGGAATCGAAGCTTTCTTCCCGAGACCGGCTGTTGCTAGACAAAATCAAGAGCTACTACGAAAATGCAGAGCACCAGGACGCAGGCTTTAGCGTCAGGCGCCGGGAGAGCCTCTCTTTCATCCCTAAAGGGCTGGTGAGAAACTCAGTCTCCAGGATTAACAGCCTTCCCAGGCCAGACCCAGTGCCCGTGGCTCCGCTGGGGCATAAGAGACAAGGGGGCTCCCGGGCAGCCTCGTGGGCTCTCTTTGACCTCCCAGGACCAGGCCAGGCGGGTGCTGGAGACTCAGCTCCCATCACAGATGCTGAGTTCCGCCCGTCTTCGGAAATTGTGAAGATCTGGGAGGGAATGGAATCTCCCAAGGGGAGCCCTCCGAAGGGGCCAGTCCAAGGCCAGGCCAATGGCTTTGACCTGCATGAGCCCCTCTTCATCCTGGAGGAACATGAGCTGGGGGCCATCACTGAGGAGTCGACTGCTGCCTCGCCAGACAGTGCCTCCCCCACTGAGCACCCCAGCCCGGCCCACCTGGCCCGGGAGTTGAAGGAGCTGGTGAAGGAGCTGAGCAGCAGTGCCCAGGGGGAGCTGGTGACCCCACTACACCCCCGCATCTTGCAGCTTTCCCATGTGATGGACGGCCCTGTAAGTGAGCGAGTCAAGAACAAAGTCTACCAGCTGGCCCGCCAGTACAGCCTCCGGATCAAGAGCAAGTCAGTGGCAGCCAGGCCATTGCTGCAGTGGGAAAAGGTGGCTCCCACCATCCCCCACCTGCAGGAGGAGGCTGAAGCACCAGCAACTGGCCAAG GTAAGAGGAAGCTGGTGCTGTCTCTCTTCAACCATGAGCAGCCCACGGCCCTGGAGCACAGCCCGCCCAAGTCCGGCTCTGCCCAGGAGACGTCGCCACGACATTTCTCCTTCAGCCCCTCAGCTGCTAGCCCGAAGACCACCGCGCCTGGGTCCTGGCCCTCCCCCCGAAGCCCCTTTGACATGGAGACCTTCAATTGGCCCGACGTGCGGGAGCTCTGCTCCAAGTACACCTCCCATGATGAGGCGCTCCAGGCCAAGGGCGGCCGGCCCCGCAGCCTGCCCGTCAACCGGAGCCGCTCGCTGCCGGAGAACATGATGGAGCCGCCTCTGTCAGGCAGAGTGGGCCGTTGCTGCAGCCTGAAAGCCAAGAGGGGCCCAGTGGGCCCAGAGGCCGCTCAGCCCCAGCCTCTGGGGGGGCCACCCTCAAGGGGGTCGGATGGGGAGGAGGCCCTGTATGTCACCGCAGACCTCACCCTGGAGGACAACCGGCGAGTGATTGTCATGGAGAAGGGGCCGCGGCCCAGCCCGGCTGTGGGACTGGAGGCAACCAGCAGGCAGGGACCAAGCTCACCAGCAGCtgtggaggggcagaggcagggtcaGAAGTTCCAGGAATCTGCAGAGAATCGGCCTAAGGAAGAGGGTCCCAGGGACCCTGCGGACCCAAGCCAGCAGGGTAGAGTGAGGAGCCTGAGAGAGAGATTCCAAGCCTTGAACTCCGTAGGTTGA